The bacterium sequence CCTTCTTCAGGAGGAGGGCCGCGAGACAGGCCAGGCCGAAGATCGCCAGGGCGGCGGGATGGATCATGGAGTATGAGCCGCTGAGCAGCCAGTGACGCAGGCTGATCAGGGCGGAGATCGGCAGGAAACCCTCGACGCCGGGCGGACGCACGCCGCCGCCGACGCCGCGCATCAGGCCGTCCACCCAGTGCGCGAACTGCAGCCCGATCACGATCACCACCGCCAGCGTGACGAATTGCACGGCCTGACGGACGAACAGCGGCCGCCGCTGACGAGACCGGAAGACGAGCGTATGGCGCCTGATGCGGGCGAGACGCTCGGCGGGATCAAGCTTGCGGAAGTTCATGTGATCCTTCGACGCGCAGGTCGATCTCGACGGTGCCGGCGGCCATCTCGGCGACCGTGCGATCGTTCAACATGGCCAGGATGTGGGTGCGCAGCTTCAACCAGGCGGGGTGCATGGCGCAGGGATTCTCGTCGTCGCAGCGCGGCAGGCCCAGGAGGCAGCCATGCCCCCAGTTCTCCCCCTCGGTGGGGGCCACGACCTCCCGCAGACGGATGTCGGCCGCCGGGCGGGCCAGGGCGTAGCCTCCGCCGGGACCAGGGCGGCTGACGACCAGGCCGGCCTGGACCAGGCGGTTCTGGATCTTCGCCACCATGGGCAGGGAGATGTTCAGGTGCGCCGCCAGCTCCGAGTTGCGCACGAGCCCCTCGGACCTGGCCAGCACGGTGACGGCGTGCAGCGCGTAGCGCGTCTCGGTCTTGAACATTCCGATCACCCTCCCGGTCGGGATCCGATCACGAGCCAATTCTATACCAATTGATAATTGTTTCGTCTTCGCTCGTCAAGATCCGTGTGGGAATGTCTACAAGAGCCATCTTGTTCATCTGCAGATATTGGTTATCATGGTCGGACGCGCCTGGCGGCTCCCGGCCGACCGGTTCCATTTCCAGATACGCCCCATGCAACCCCAAAAAACACGGACGGTGAACGTGCGAGCCTTCTTACGATTTCCCCTGCTCAGGGCCCTGGGGTCGCTGAAGCTCAGCATCGCCCTGCTGGTGATCTTCGCGTTCGCCATCGCCAAGGCGACATTCCTCGAATCGCAGTACGGCGCCGTGGGTGCCCGCGACCTGGTGTACAACGCGCGCTGGTTCGAGGCCGTCCTGGGTCTGCTGATCCTGAATCTCCTGCTGGTGCTCTTCGCCCGGGCACCCTACCGGCCCCGCCAGTACGGTTCGGTGCTGGTCCACGCGGCCATCGTCTGGATCCTGCTCGCGGCCGCCGTGACACGGTACTTCGGCTACGAGGGCGTCATGCCCATCCGCGAGAATCAAGCGGTGGACCACATGTATTCCCGCGAACCCCACGTGCAGCTCGAGGTGGACGGCGATCTGCAATCCTTCCCCGTGCGCCTGTACAGGCCGGGCGACCCCGGCCCCGGCCGCACCCTGACGGCCGGGGGCCGAGACTACCGGGTATCTGTCGAGGAGTACTGGCCGCATTTCGCGCAGAGGCTGCAGGCCGCGGACACCGGACCGGCGGCCCTGCGCCTGGTGGTGATCGGCGAGTCCGGCCCCGAGGAACTGTTCCTGCTGGACGGCGAGGCTCGCTCCCCCGGCGGCGTACGGATGCGTTACGTGGAGGGGCCGCTGCCCGCGGCCGCGGACGGCGCGCGCTGGGGGACCGTGCGCGTCCATGTCGACGGCGAAACAACCCGCTGCGACGTGCCCGACACCTTGCCTGCAACCTTTGCCAGCGCCGGCTGGACCTTCACGATCACCGAGTTCCAGTCCGACTTCAAGGTGGGCGGCGGCACGAGCTACGAGGGTGACCTCGGCAATCCCATGATCCGCGTGGCGATCGCCGCGCCGGACGGCCGCGAG is a genomic window containing:
- a CDS encoding Rrf2 family transcriptional regulator, with translation MFKTETRYALHAVTVLARSEGLVRNSELAAHLNISLPMVAKIQNRLVQAGLVVSRPGPGGGYALARPAADIRLREVVAPTEGENWGHGCLLGLPRCDDENPCAMHPAWLKLRTHILAMLNDRTVAEMAAGTVEIDLRVEGSHELPQA